The sequence below is a genomic window from Streptococcus pantholopis.
AGAAAACTTATCATACCTCCAAGAAAAGGCAGACAAGGACTTTTATAATGGCAATAATTCGGATAATTTTAGCGAATCCAGCCTTTGGAAGACCGGCAAATGCCTCCAGCTCCATATCAGCCCTAGGCAAACTGCTGCTGCAAGCACTCAGCCTGACTGCCGGAAAAAAATTTTAATTTCCGCCCCAAATTTTCAGTGAATAAAAAAAAGCTGTTTGATTTGACCAAACAGCTTACTCACTAGATTTTTGTGCCATTAAAAAAAGCAGATTGACTTGAGTTTTGACTGTGAAAAATCCTGAAATCAAAGCCCAAACACTGCCTCTATCTTTGATACGTTTAAAAATCTCCTTGCCGACAGAAAACACTTTTTCTAACGGCCTATCAATATCAATTTGTTACAATTCTGCAACTTGATAAAGTTCCAGCTCAGCAGCCGTTTCAGAACCAAACATGTTAATCATGATTTTGACCTTGTTGTTTTCAATTTCAACTACACGGCCTTCCTGCCCCATGAAGGCACCGTCGATAATTTGCACGACATCACCCGGCTTAATATTGGTATCAATCACATCTACCGTCTGTCCCATAGAAATCAGGATAGAGCGAATTTCTTCTTCCAAAAGCGGAGTAGGTTTGGAACGGTTCCCATGTGAGCCGACAAAACCGGTCACATTAGGAGTATTCCGAACGACAAACCAAGCTTCATCTGTCATGACCATCTCCACCAGAACATAACCCGGAAAGCGGTTTTCTTCCACTTCCTTTGTTTTGCCGTTTTTCTCAATGTTAACGGTTTGGGTCGGAATCTCTACACGCAGGATATTCTCTAACATATTGTAGGTCTTAGCCCGCTGCAGCAGGTTTTCCTTAACCTTGTTTTCATAGCCTGAATAAGTCTGTAAGACAAACCAGCCTTTATCAAATGAATCTAACATTATTCTTTCCTTTCTGCTATTCTGAAAAAAGCAGCCAAACAGCTGTACTGCCCCTTCCGGAAGCGAACAAGCTTGTATTTAGGCCAGTACTTTTTCATCATAAAAAGCCCTTAAGGGCTTTTTGGGGGAATTATTCGTTTCACCTTATTATAATAAAAGCCAGAACCGATGTCAAATTGTTTTTTCCTAAGCGCCGTTAGCTAATAATAAACGTTTCAGATACTAAATCGTATCACCTATTAAAAGTACTGTCATGTCAATTTCTTGTACTGAATCAATGCCTAATTTTTCAATGTGGCTGTAACATTGATATAAGCAAGCGTTATAATGAACATTGTGTTTTCGCTATTGGAAATAGTATTAATAGCCCCATTTTTAGTAATCGATCCTTCTGTTTCATTTCCCAGTGAAATAGACTGTTCGGTTTGAAAGCGCAATTTCGATGCGTCTTCTGCTGCTCTCTTATCATATTCCCAGAGAAACAAGAAAACCACTAGCTCAGCTGGGGTTGGCGCTGATACCAGCCAAACTTGCAATGTCTGATTTTATTTTTTTAAAGAGTAAGAGTGCTCTAATGATTTTTGAAAAACATGTTAACCTAAAATCCTAGTACGAAAATCGTAAGTTTTAGGCAAGAGGCAATTACGTCAGTACAGTTGGATTGAACGAACAGACGATAGCAGAGTTTATTCGTGGGCAAGAGAAAAATAACTTTGCTTCTGATAAATTGAATGTAAAAGAGTATAAGGACCCTTTTTCGGACAAGAAATTTAGAATACGTTAAAAGCCCCTTGTTACGGTCAATAGTCAAGTATAAATAGTGGCCTAAACCAAACAGCGGCTTTGGTCGATAATAAAGGTGAACGATTTATAGCCAGTGTACAAAGACTTGCAATTAAAATTTTTCTTGGTCCCAAGGGCCATTCTGTTTATTTTGAGTGCAAAAAAGCACTTAAATCTCTCTAAGTGCTTGGGCTATCAGATTATTTCGAGCTTTAGTTTCTTGACATATTCAGACCATTCACGATCTAAGTCATCAACCGATTTATCTTTATTTGCTTCATGGGCAGCATTGAAATCAATGTTGTCATCTTCAGCTTCCGGCCAAGCATTGAGGTCTTGTATTGTCATATCAATCAATCCTTCCAAATTTAAAATCAACGACTTCAAGTTTTATGCTCACCAGCTCGAAAAACTGAAAGAAAAAAATGACCGTGTTGTTAAAGATATTTTTTCAAAAATCTAAAATTGACGGGTGAAAAGCGGGTGAACAGCCTCAAACCGTTGATATATCAATAGGCTAAAAGGAGAGGAGGGGATTCGAACCCCCGAGCCCCGTGAAGGACTACACGCTTTCCAAGCGTGCGCACTCAGCCGCTATGCGACCTCTCCATCAAGAAGTTGGAAGACCAACTTTTTCTATTATAACATATTTCCCAAAAATGGGAAGTCCTAATTTATCTAAACAGCCTGCAGTGCTGTTTGACTAAAGACCAAAAGATGGTTGGCCGATATACCTACTGAAGCAGTGCTGTCAACCACAGACAAAGATCCTTATCTAAACTGAGCCTCGACACGATAAATAACTTGCCCTTTTTCAGCAAATTTTTCTTCATACTCTGTCATAACATTGCCAGTGAAATCACTGGCATGCAAATCCAGCCAAACCTTATTTAAAAGCATGCCATACTGCGAAAAACTGACTAAACTGTATTCGAACAAAGACCGATTGTCAGTCTTAAAATGAATTTCTCCTTTTTCAGGCAGAATATGCTGATATGTTCCCAAGAAAGTTTTGTAGGTCAGCCGACGCTTCTCGTGTTTTGTTTTTGGCCAAGGATCTGAAAAATTAAGATAGAGTAAATCAACTTCTTCTGCTGCAAAAAAATGTCTTAGATCAGACCCGTCAGCCAAAAGCAATCTGACATTCTCAGCCTGACTGGCCAACACTTTATCTAAAGCGTAGCTGAGAACAGATACCTGCATGTCAATACCAATATAATTAATCTCTGGATTTTTAAGAGCCATGCCAGAAATAAAGGCTCCCTTTCCGGTTCCAATTTCAATGTGAATGGGACGATCATTGCCAAAAAGCTCCCGCCAGCGGCCCTTAAACTTTTCAGGCTGAAAAACCACCAACTGAGGATGGTTTTTTAAATGCTCTTCTGCTCCTTTACGTTTTCTTACTCGCATCAGTTTTTCCTAAATAATTCTCTAAATTGACGCAGGCCGTAAATTTCCTGATTCACCTGCTCCATATTCCTCTTATCAAAGGACCGTAAAATCTGAGTCAGATAAGAAAGCTGCCCATACCAAAAGACTTTTTGCATCACTTTTTCATTGTCCTTATAGCCGTAATAAGACAGCCACTCATGCCAGTGTGTCTGAGGAATATAATGGCTCAATAGATAGGCTACATCATACATACGGTCTGTCAAACGCACCGAGTCCCAATCCACCAAATAAATCATACCGCTGGTAGTGATAATCCAATTGCTGCGTTTAATGTCCCCGTGGACAATTGTTGCAACCTCCGAACGAAATTCAGGCAAATTGCGTTTCAGCTCCTTGATAATGGACTGCAGATAAGTATTCTCCTGAATTTGAAGAGGAGCATTATTTTCCCAATCAATGAGCAGGTCATAGGGATTTTCGATCCTATAGCTTAATTGCAAAAGCTGATTAACCAAGGCTCGTGAACGGTGGAGGCGATTCAAGACATGTATAATCTGCTTACTGCCCATATCTTCACGCGTCAGAATACGGCCGTCAAGCCACTCCTGTGCACTCATTGTGTCGCCATTGCCCATTCGCTTAGCCCACAGCAGCTGCGGTGCAATCTGTTCCTTGGAGAGAGCAGGGAGAATTGGGGTTGTATTGATTTTGACAAAAACCCGCTCGCCATCCGGATAGGTCCCAACGTAAGCTTTCCCGCTTTCTCCTCTCAAGGGTGTTAAAGTTAAATCTTTATCTGATGAAGTCACTTCGTCCCCTCCTTTTCATTTTCTACATATAGATAGTCAGTGTTTATTTTACTTGTTTTACAGCACTTAGTCAATCATCTGCCTTATTTTATACGGCAGGTAAATTTCTACAGTGACAACAGTCACTACAGCCAGTAAACCTGCCCCCTGCCAGGACAAGGTGAAAGGCATTTCGATAACCAGCAGCAAATAAGCGATGCAGCTTAAAAAGCGCTTTAAATTTTGACCTTTTAGCTGTCTGTCTATTGGGAAAAGACCAGTAAAATAGTGATAGTCAAAATGGTAATATAAAGCCAGCAGCTGAAAAAGCAGCAAATAGTTAAAAAGCAGAGCCAAGCTTGCGGCTACAAGCGGATGATCAACAAAAATCAAGCCTAAAATGCTCAAAAGCAGCAGACGAAGCGATAAACTGGCATAATCGGAACTGCGCAGAAAAGCACGCCAATAAAGATTTTCCCATAAAAATGCCGGTTCTTTTTTTAGAAATTTCAATAAGCCGTCTAAATAGCGGCGGCGCTTAACACTCCCTGAAAGACCCTTAACTCTTGTAAAGAGCGCAAAAAACTTTAAAAGCGATTGCTGACGTTTCTTCTCATAATCAATTGCTGCGTCCCAGTTTAAACGGCCGGCAGAATTCCAAAACAGATGGGCTTTACGGCCAATTAAAAACCACTTCAAAACAGCCAGCAGCACTGCCAGCAAGGCGACATGCCAAAGAAAGAAGCCCTGTCTTAAAAAAACGGGTGTTACAAGCAGTAAAAAAAGAGTCTGCAGCAAAGTCCCAAAAAGAAAAGAGCGCTTCTGGGCCTGAAGAATCCACATCTTCAGCTCACTTTCCTTAGGCAGCCAAAATTGTCTGTCGGCAGGCTCTAAATAAGTAGCGATTGACCCAGAATTTAAGAGAGCAAACAAAGCAGCTCCCAAAGCAGCAAACAGAAAGACTGGCTGTTGGGGAAAATTTTCCAGCAGGTTTCTGTACT
It includes:
- the nusG gene encoding transcription termination/antitermination protein NusG, with protein sequence MLDSFDKGWFVLQTYSGYENKVKENLLQRAKTYNMLENILRVEIPTQTVNIEKNGKTKEVEENRFPGYVLVEMVMTDEAWFVVRNTPNVTGFVGSHGNRSKPTPLLEEEIRSILISMGQTVDVIDTNIKPGDVVQIIDGAFMGQEGRVVEIENNKVKIMINMFGSETAAELELYQVAEL
- the trmB gene encoding tRNA (guanosine(46)-N7)-methyltransferase TrmB; translated protein: MRVRKRKGAEEHLKNHPQLVVFQPEKFKGRWRELFGNDRPIHIEIGTGKGAFISGMALKNPEINYIGIDMQVSVLSYALDKVLASQAENVRLLLADGSDLRHFFAAEEVDLLYLNFSDPWPKTKHEKRRLTYKTFLGTYQHILPEKGEIHFKTDNRSLFEYSLVSFSQYGMLLNKVWLDLHASDFTGNVMTEYEEKFAEKGQVIYRVEAQFR
- the ccrZ gene encoding cell cycle regulator CcrZ, encoding MTSSDKDLTLTPLRGESGKAYVGTYPDGERVFVKINTTPILPALSKEQIAPQLLWAKRMGNGDTMSAQEWLDGRILTREDMGSKQIIHVLNRLHRSRALVNQLLQLSYRIENPYDLLIDWENNAPLQIQENTYLQSIIKELKRNLPEFRSEVATIVHGDIKRSNWIITTSGMIYLVDWDSVRLTDRMYDVAYLLSHYIPQTHWHEWLSYYGYKDNEKVMQKVFWYGQLSYLTQILRSFDKRNMEQVNQEIYGLRQFRELFRKN
- a CDS encoding ABC transporter permease; its protein translation is MFRVFKDRRRRFLLQLLRYSRYVFNDHFVLVLLVLLGFLLVQYRNLLENFPQQPVFLFAALGAALFALLNSGSIATYLEPADRQFWLPKESELKMWILQAQKRSFLFGTLLQTLFLLLVTPVFLRQGFFLWHVALLAVLLAVLKWFLIGRKAHLFWNSAGRLNWDAAIDYEKKRQQSLLKFFALFTRVKGLSGSVKRRRYLDGLLKFLKKEPAFLWENLYWRAFLRSSDYASLSLRLLLLSILGLIFVDHPLVAASLALLFNYLLLFQLLALYYHFDYHYFTGLFPIDRQLKGQNLKRFLSCIAYLLLVIEMPFTLSWQGAGLLAVVTVVTVEIYLPYKIRQMID